The sequence below is a genomic window from Rhizobium sp. NXC14.
CATGAGCGCCATCGTCAACTCAGGCCTTGCCTCCGGCAAGCTCGTCTGTGGCCATGCCCGCGGCCTCACCGGCGCGGACCTCAACGCCTTCATGGCAGCGGGCGTCACGTCGGACCACGAACTCACCTCCGGCGCCGATCTTAGCGCCAAACTTTCCGCCGGTCTGACGATCGAACTGCGTGGCTCTCACGACCATCTCTTGCAGGAATTCGTCGAGGTGCTGAACGGCCTCGGCCATCTGCCGCCAACCATTACGCTCTGCACCGACGACGTCTTTCCCGATGAACTCTACCAAAGCGGCGGCCTCGATGATGTCGCCCGCCGCCTGGTGCGCTATGGCATGAAACCGGAATGGGCACTGCGCGCCGCGACCTTCAACGCCGCTGAGCGGCTGAAGCGTTCCGATCTCGGCCTTGTCGCCTCCGGCCGCCGCGCCGACCTCGTTCTCTTCGAGGATCTCACGGAATTCCGAGCACGCCTCGTCATATCAGATGGCCGCGTCGTCGCCCGCAACGGCAGCATGGAGGCGACCGTTCAGCCGCTCGATACGGCGCCGCTGATCAAGTCGGTGAAGCTGCCGCTGCTGACCGACGACGATTTCCGCATCCCCGCGAAAGGCGAGCGCGTCCGCGTCGCCACCATCGACCGCCCACGCTTCACTCAATGGGGAGAGGCGGAAACGTATATCCGGGACGGCTTCGTCGTGCCACCTGTCGGCAGCGCCATGATCGCCGTCGCCCATCGCCACGGAAAGGCCGGTGGCACCCCGCGCAACGGTTTCCTCAGCGGCTGGGGCGAATGGCGCGGCGCCTTTTGCACCACCGTCTCGCATGATAGCCACAACCTCACCGTCTTCGGCGGCAATGCAGCCGACATGGCGCTCGCTGCCAACGCTGTCATAACAGCCGGCGGCGGCATGGCGGTCGCCAAGGACGGCCAAATCGAAGCGATCCTGCCGCTGCCGCTCTCCGGCCTCGTCACCGACGCCTCACTGAAGGACACCGCCTCAGCCTTTGCAGACATCCGTAAGGCCATGGGCAAGATCGTCGATTGGAAGCCACCTTACCGCGTCTTCAAGGCCTGCTTCGGCGCGACACTCGCCTGCAATGCCGGCCCGCATCAAACGGACCGGGGGATTGCGGATGTGGTGACGGGGAAAGTGCTGGAAGATCCGGTGCTGGAAATTATCTAGGCAGGGACGCACGGATCAAAAGCGAGCGGGAGTGCCGTGCAATCCGCCTACGGGCGCCTGCCGCCGTGACCAACAAAACTCATTGCCCATTCCGAAATGGACGTTTGGAATCAATGAGTCCTGACCAGGCCGAAAGGCAGCACGTTATCAGATTCAAGCTGGGCTGCCGGCGCGGGCCGTCCGATGTAATATCCTTGGATCTGGTTGATTCCGTACTGCTGCATCAGCCGCTGATGTTCAATGGTCTCAACGCCTTCAATGAGTATCCTCACGCCGCGATTGCGCAGCAGGCTGATGATGTCAAGCAACATCCTCTTGCCTTTTTCAGTATGGCAATCATGGAGGAAGGATCGATCGATCTTGACAGTGTCGAATTCGATCAGGCGAAGCCACGAGAGCCCGGCGAAGCCTGTGCCGAAGTCGTCCAGCCAGACTTGAGCGCCCAACCTCCTCAGGTCGCTGATGCAACGAACCACGGTCTGGTCGATTTCCAGCTCAACGCCTTCGGTAATTTCGAAAGCAAGCCGAGCGCCCGTCACGCCGAATTCTGCGAGCGTCGCGGCGACATAGCTGGCGAAACCCGGCATTTTGAGCTCAATCGGCGAAACGTTGACGCTGGCAACTTGCACCAAGCCGGTCGCCAACAGGTCTCGGCAAACGGTGCGAATTGCCCACCGGCCGAGTTCAACGATCGAACCTGTCCTTTCCGCAACAGGAATAAACATAGCAGGTGACACCTGCGTCCCGTCCAACATCCTCAAACGCATCAAAGCTTCAACGCCGTCCGTCTTGCCTGTCTGAATGTTGCGAATCGGCTGATAGACGAGGGAGACAAGGCCGTGTTCAATCGCGATTTTCAAGGTCGCGGCTATATCCTCGCTGTCATCGCTCCTCTGCGGGTCTTCGGGATCGAAGACCACGAGAGTGTTGCGACCCGATGCCTTGGCCGCATAAAGCGCGCGATCAGCTTCATGAATGACCTTGTCGACCTGTTTGGTTTCACCCCTGGTATAGGACACGCCGACACTCACCGTGATGACGGTGGTCCCGTCTCGCCTGTGCTCGTGTGGCCAAGCCAGCTCTCGAACGGCAGCACAAATCGCTTCTGCGAGTTCGGTCGCTCTTTCCGAATTCAGCATTGGTGTGATGAGGATGAATTCCTCACCCCCGTATCGTCCGATGATCGAGTCCCAGGACGAGGCCACACTTTGGAGAAGCTGCGAGACAGCGACAAGGCACCGGTCGCCTTCTTGATGGCCATAGCAGTCGTTGTAATGTTTGAAATAATCGACATCGATGAGCAGCACGGCAAAGGGCGCCCTATGGTCCTGCCAGCGTTGCCAATAATCACGCAGCCGTTGGTCGATCGCCCGGCGATTTTCCAGGCCGGTCAACGAGTCGGTGTTTGAGAGGTGCAAAAGCGCCTTGCCCCTTTCCTCGGCGGCGGCTTGCTGCAAACTCGCTTCAAGAGCATTCAGGAAAACTTTATAGCGTTCTCTGTTAAGTTGAAGGTTTACGTAAGACGTAAAAATAAAGCAGGAAATGCAGAACGCACCGAAGATCAGCTTGTGAAGAAGCAACATAGGCGCGAATAGATAGAGCGCGCCGATGAAGATGAGCATGTTCGTTACGGAGGCCGCAAGAGCTAGCGGAAACCGGAAACTGAAGAACAAGTTGACGCTCATCATGAAGATCGAGCCAAAAACCATATAATATGAGAAGGCGTCGCTGACAGTGGTCATCTGTGCCGTCAGAAGCCAGACTAAATAAGCCGCTAGCACGGATGTCGCCGCCGCCATATCGACCGTATCGGCCTTTGCTTTGCGGTAGAGCAAGAGCTCCAGCATGCATATCGCACCGACGCCAACCGCCAATCGGCCGGCGATCGTGTACCGGACGACATCGCCAATAAAAAGGTAGTCAGTGAAAGAGTATGCAAGGTAAGCAGCCACCGCTATCCAGAGGCCGCTGCGCGTAGCGGTCTTTCGGCCGCTCTCGCTCTTCTGCTTGTAAAGGCGACGCAACTGTTCTGACGATAGCGTCGGCCCTATGGTGGCGACTGCGGTCTCGGCTAACACGTGCATCATGCCCCTGCCACCCAAAATAATGCAGCATTGCCCTGCGCAGACTGCTAGCTAACGCTGGATAGCCCCCCGCAGACTCCACATCAACCGATAACGCTGCACCGAGCTTCCGGCGGGCAGAGTATCTGTCGGGTTCACTAACATTTTCTAAAATTAAAACGTGCATTTCGACCGCGCTCCAACCTCGACGCTTGACCTTCATGAGAATGATGAAGATTTTACTCAATGTTTAAATTATTATCCCCAATGAGGTTTCCGTGGCTCAGCCCCTCTTTTCTCTTGATGGCCAAAGCTTGATTACACCGCAGTCAGTCAGCAAAAAGTTCCCCTCACCTCACCACCATAATGAAACGGACCTCCCGCGGGCGGCAGAGGCCGAGTTTGCGATTCTCATCAACATTGCAATGCAGCGGTTCAGCGCCGGGAAAGACCTGCCTGGTGCAGTCAGGTGGTTGATCGGTCAGCTTCATGACGTCCGCCAAAAATACGGTGCTGCTGTATGGCAAAAGCTCATCCCATTCATTCAGGCCCATCACTCGGCAAAGATTCTGCAGCAGTGCCCGTTCACTCGTTGGTCCTTTGAAAAACCTCGCGGCTATTCCGGTGACGCCAGTCTTATAGACTTTATTTATGGGCATCCGGCGGTCGCCGAAGAAGTGGCCAGATCCACGCTTCTCGGCCTGGATATCTTTGAATACACGATCAATGCGCCCGGCCCGGTAGCGGTCAGGGAACGTCGCGACATTCTGACCCGCTACGTTGATGACACCGCCGCGCGAAGGGGGTCGGACGCCGAAGTTCTGGCCATCGCCGCGGGTCACCTTCGCGAAGCGGAGGCATCAAAGGCGCTTGCAGAAGGCCGCCTTAAGCGCTGGGTTGCTCTTGATCAGGATCCGCAAAGTATTGGTTCAATCGCGAGCCAATTCCATGGGACTTCTGTCGAGCCTATCGACGGATCGGTGCGCGGTTTGCTCGCGCGCAAACATCAGCTTGGCACCTTCGATCTGATCTACGCAGCAGGGCTGTACGATTACCTCGCCGATAAAGTAGCAATCCGGCTCACGCAGATTTGCATGGAAATGCTGAAACCGGGCGGCGTCTTTCTTTTTGCCAACTTCTCCGATGAGATGGCGGATGACGGATACATGGAATCCTACATGAACTGGGAGCTCCTCCAGCGTTCCGAGGCCGACATGTGGCGTATTGCCAATAGTAGTGCGGCGGAAAACACCGTTGAGAAGACAGTCTGGTTCGGTGCCAACCGTAACATCATTTACAGCACCATCAGGAAGCTGTCGTAAGTCGGGATGGCCGCCCGGCCTCGCTGCTGCAGACCGGCCGGGACATCCGCATCAAGGGAGAGTTAGCAAGCGTCAAAGACAGACGGAGCAATCGGATTGCGACGACGCAGCAGGGCCACTCCGCGACATGCTGATGACGAGGCCGCGGCGAGCGCACAGAACTGGAGCATATGGCGCCAAAATCCACTAATTTCGGCATTCCTGTTCCTGGCGGTCGCCGCAATGAGTGGCTTCGTGCTGTTGGCATCTCGCTGGCTTCGCCGCTCGGACGGATCCACTACACGCTCTTCCTCCGACCCGTGCTGTTTCACCATTGGCAGCGCTCGTGGGCATGGCTGGCGGCAGCAGCGCTGGTGATCCCGGTCCCCGTCATACTCAGTTACTTCGGGGCTTTCCGTTGAACCAGCTGCCGGCAGGATCCTTTACGCCTGGGCGCTCGTGCTGATGCTCATCGGCCTGATCGCCGCGGAGGTGAAAAAACAGGCTGCGCCGGCTCAGGAAGCCTTTCTGCGGTAAATGCGCCAATCGGCCGTCTCCCGCACCAGCGCATAGTGGCGGGCGATATAGTGGGCGTAAAGATCGCGCAGCCCGTTGCCCGTCCAGATCTCGATCGGCCATTTCGGATCGAGGATAAGATCGACGTCGGCGAACATCTCTTCCGCGGCCGGATGATCATACGGCCCAAGAGTTCGCCCCCAATGATACCAGACGCTGTCGCCCGCGGGCGGCGTCAGCCCCAGGCCGGCGGAGAAGGGATTGACGAAATCGAGAACCGCGACGCGCTCGTCACCAGACATGAGTTGCGACAGGATGGCCGAAGCGTCCACCAGTGTCCTGTTGTATTCCTCAAAATATTCGTATTGGCCGGCGCTCCACATCTCAACGAGCCTGATCTCGGAAAACGCCGGCAGCGGGATCGCTTTGCCTCGGCCGCCGGCAGCGTAATAGGCGTGAATTGCGAATGATGCAGCGTTGCCGACGGCGGCGGGCAATAGCAGGAACCCCACGAGTAGCGGCAGCGCGAACCGCGCTTTCCTGAATCGGGAGAGCGGCTTGGCGCGAAAGAGGCTTTCCGTGATGATGGCGGCGCTTGCACCCAGAGTCAGAATACCGACGGTCTGGAAATTCTGCCCAATCAAGAGGATTCCGGTCGTGCCGCAGAAGGCAACGAAGAGCAGATGCCGATAGCTCGGCGTCAGATTGAGAACGATGAGCACGACTGTCAGATAGACAAGAAGGTCGGCGAGATTGTTCCGTACCAAATGACCGAGTGCGGTCAACGTCAGAACGCCGCCGCTGTTCTTTGCTGAAAGGCCAAGGTCAGCAAGGTAGTTGAACCCGCCGCGCCAGACGATTTCAATCGCGATGACGCTGAAGGCGATCATCCCCAGCGCCAACCTCACCCAACCGATCTGGCGACGATCGAAAAGCATGAACAATAGGAAGCCAAGCCCTACGACCCCATAGGTGATTTTGGTGTAGAGCATCAGCAACACAAGGAAACTGGCGCATGCCGCATCGACTGCCTTGCTACTCCCGGCGGCCGGCAATCGAGGCAGATACATCACCAACAAAAAGCCGAGCGACGCCCATCCAATCCGGTTGTAGAACATGGCAAAAGTTAGCTCCCCTATCCGCTCGCCCGGATTCGCGGGAGCCGCAACTATCAGGAGCAGGAAGAGCGCAAGCGGAAGTCCGAACGCCTTATGCATCCGGCCGCTCACGATTTCCGCGGCAATGGCAGTAAGCAGGAGGACCACTATCGCCATTCCAGACGGCATCGCGCCGCCCAGATTGCCCGACAAGCCATAGCCGGCAGCGGGAATATAAAATGTCAGCGGCCCGAGCGACGAATGGAAATCCACATTCGGCACCTGGCCACGCACTATGCGATGAGCACCATCCAGGAAAACGAAGAGGTCGTTGACGTACTTGGTCGTCGCCGTTCGGCCAGGCAAAGCGAGAAGGGCGGCGAGAACGAAACCCATGCCGACGATGACAACCCACGACCGGCTCAACCGTGACGCCAGGGGCGATGCGGCGTCTGCCGTTTCCACCGACCTTTCCGTCTCAGTCACTGCACCTCGCTTTGCGTCTTCGCCTGGCGCCACTGGTAGATCGTCCACTCGGATGTTTTCTGAACGACCTCGAACCGAGCCGAAAGAAACGGGCCGTACAGCGCCTGCAGCGGCAGGCTGTTGATTCCTGTTTTTGGCACCATGACGAACTTTACATCCGCAAAAAGCACTTCCGGTGGGATGTAGGCTTTCTCGTTGATATTGCGGTTCCAGTGAAACCATGCGGAGTCACCGGTAGGCGGACGAATGCCGAGCCCCGCTGAAAAAGGATTGGCGAAATCAAGCACGAAAACGCGCTCCGGCGGTACCGGCAATGCCTGCAGCAGACTTCCCCCGGTGATGATGTCGTCGAGATAACGCCTTATGAAGTCAGGCTCGCCGCCGGGCGGATCGATCTCCCGAACATCGTCGAAACGCGGCAGCCCAAGAGATTGCCCGGCTTTCTCAGCCGCAAGCGATGTATGCAGAATGAGAGCTGCGGCGTGGTGTACGATCGGCGGCAACAGGAATAAGGTCGCAAGCAGCGGCAGAGCCGTGGCAGGAAGAGCCAAACCTCCCGCCCTTCTCCCTTCATCGCCTTGCTGAAGCCACGCGGCTTTCTGCGCCAGAACGACTGCACCGCAGTAGAGCGTGATGATGCCCCAGCTGTGGGCGTTCTGGTTGATGATCGCCAAGCCAGCGCCTACGCAGAACCCGAAGAAGAGAAAATCGCGGAAGCTGCGGTTTTGCCAGATGGCGATCAAAGCGAAGGTCGCAAATACGACGAGGTCGGAAAGGTTCTCACGTAGGTTCTTCAGGATGCTGCCGAGGTCATGGCCGCCGCTGACACGCGCCGCCGCCCGCAGATCCTCAATGTGCTGAGCGGTCCCGCCCCAGAAAAACTCGATGGCGATCATGGCCAGCCCCGTCAGCAGCAGGGCGGTCACGACCCAGCGACGCTGCTGCCGATCCAATAGGATGATCACCAGAAAGGCGGTTCCAGCAAGCCCGTAGGTCGCCTTGGTGTAGAATGAGACGAGCAGAAGAAAGACGGCGGCAAGAGTATCGGCGGCATCGCTTCGCCCGCGCGCGGGCTGCGGCGTCAGATACATCACCAGCAGCAGGCCAAACGCGACCCAACCGATGCGGTTGTAAAACATCGCGAAGGATGGATACCAGATGGAACTGCCGAGATTGATCGGCGCCGCAAGGATGAGAGTGAGGAATATGCCGAGCGCGGCCGCCAATGACGGGCTGAGGCGGGACACGAGAATGCGGATCATCGCCGGGATGAAGGCGACGACAACAATAGCCATTCCAACCGGTATGGCAGCGCCGAAATTCCCCGTGAGTTGATATCCAGCCGCCGGAAGATAAAAGACGAGTGGCCCGAGCGCCGTGTGGAAATCGCGATTCGGCACCTGACCGAACGTGATGCGGTGCGCACCGTCGATAAAGACCAGTACGTCATTGATAAAGGCGGCGTTGATGGTCCTCCCGGGCAGGGCAAGCATGGCCGCGCAGGCCAATGCTGTTAGAATGATTGCGCCTTCGGCCGACAGCAACCGCCGTATCCTCGCCGCCGGTCGCTTGCTGGCACCTGCGCTCGTTCCGATGGCCGCGTAAGCGGCGTGATTGCCAGGTTCCGTCACAGCCGCAACCTCTTGAAGATCGGTTCCGGAATTAACCGGATCGCCGTCATGAGCGGCCGCCATATGCGTCTGACATAGACGACGTCCCCGCCTCTGCCTCCCTCCGCGACAGTAAAGATCTTCTGCGCGACCTCCCGAGGTTCGGCTGTGAGAAGCGGCGGCAGCTTCATGCCATGCGTCATGCGTGTCCGAACGAAACCCGGCTTCACGGTGAGCACGCGCACGCCGGACCCGGACAGCCGGCTTCTCAGGCCAGACAAGTAGGCGGTCAACCCGGCTTTTGCGGCGCCATAGACATAGTTGGACGCGCGTCCGCGATCTCCGGCGACGGAGCTTATGCCGACGATGCTACCTGATCCCCTTGCCGCAAAACGTTCTGCCAGAAGGCCAAGAAGCAAAGCTGGTCCTTCGAAGTTCGTCCGCATGATCATGGCGGCGTGCTCGAGCTGCCGTTCTGCGCGAGACTGCTCACCCAGTTCGCCGACAACGCAGACCACCGTGTCGGGCAGAGGCGAAACGACGCCCACAAAATCTTCGAAGTGGCTCGTGGCGAGGATATCGAGTTCGTGAACCAGGACATTAGCGCCGGTCCGCGCGCTGATGTCGTCGGCTTCGCGCTGTACGGCGGAGAGCTTTCGTCCGGTGAGAAGCAAATTCCATCCGGCCTCCGCATAGATCAGCGCCGTCGCGCGACCGATATCCGACGTCCCGCCTATCAGGAGCAATGTCTTGCAGATCCCCGTCATATGCCGAGCCTCTTTGCCAAGCGGGAATTAAAGTGACGATCGGCGCCCGTTATTTTGCGTAGCTCTTTGAACGCAGCCAACCGAGGGTAACCGGCCTCGAATGTGTGACGTGACTGTCGTGCATCCTTGGCGAGATAGAGCCTCCCCCCTGCCTTGACAACCTGCTCGTCGATTTCGTCGAGCAGCCGGAACACTTCCTGCGTGACGGGAAGGTCGAGTGCGAGCGTGTAGCCCGGGGCAGGAAAGGACAGCAGCCCGCTCCCGCGCCCCAGCTTCTTCAGAACGGCCAGAAAGGAGCCTTTTCCTGAGCGCGCAAAGCGCTCGAGAATGCCACTCAGGACTGCCAGCGCATCCTCAGCAGGAACCACGCACTGATGCTGCAGAAATCCCCTCCTGCCATACAGCCGGTTCCATTCAAGGATACCGTCCAGTGGAAAGAAGTATTTATCCCAGTGGACCAGCGACGTCTTGGCCGCCTTTCGCGCTCCCGCCCTGAAATAAAGCTCGTTGAAGGCTGCTACGCTTGTTTTGTTGAGCACCCATTGCGGCAGATCGAATGGCAGTGAAAACCTCCCCTCGTTTTTCGCTGCAAAACGATCGGCCTCCGGCATGCCGCCGACCTCGTCCAGCGACGCGTGTTCGCCGGCGAAAATCAGCGAGCGTCCAAGGGAAGCGCCTTGCAAAAGGCAATCGATCCAGGCGACCGAATAAGTGGCATCCTCGGTCTGCTGCAGCGCCTTCAACGCCTCGCCAAGGTTTTTCGTGACGATCGTCTTTTGCGCGATCCAGCCGGATTCGATCGGTCTCAAGCGGAAGGTCGCTTCCGCGATAATCCCGGTCATACCCATGCCACCGACCGTCGCGAAGAAAAGCTCAGGGTTGCGCGTGCGGCTACAGGTGAGGATCTCTCCGCCGGCGACCACCAGCTTGAGCTCGCTGACATGGTCACCGAACCCGCCGTCGCGATGATGGTTCTTGCCGTGCACGTCAGAGGCGATCATCCCGCCGACCGTGACAAATTTGGTGCCCGGTACCACAGGCGGAAAATAGCCTCTCGGGACAAACGAGCGCAGAATGTCCGAGAGCATTACGCCCCCTTCCACGGTCAGCGTCGCATTGGTGGGATCGAAGCTCCGAATCCGGCTTAGCCCACGGCACATTAAGGTGGAGTATTCGCCGATCGCCGCGTCACCATAAGAGCGCCCATTTCCGCGCCCGATCAGTCCCACGCAAGCCGCCACGGTGCCTGCAAGCGCCTCCGGCAGCCGGCAGTCGATTGCCTCGCTCTCATGGTGCGGATAGCGTCCCCAGCCCTCCATGAGTTTGTCACGCCTCCTCTGGTTTGAAGACGAATTTCCGGTCCAATGCGTATTTGGAGATGTAGCCGATCGCCAAGCCGAGCGCTCCGCCGGTGTATTTTGCGAGGTCCGTCTTCCAGACCGTCCAAAAAGCAATTTCAAACCCCCAGAATATGAGCGTCGTCAGGACACTGAACAGGCCGTAAAGCGCCAGCTTGAGCATCTCGTCGCCGTATGACGTGTAGCCGTCGAAGAAGATCCATCTTTTGTCGAGGACGTATTTCAAGCCGAAGCCGGCAGCAGTCCCTGCGAGCATAGATGGCATGAGGCTCGGCGACGGGGCCAGTTGCATGACACTAGCCTGGACCGCGAAATTGGCGGCCGTGGAGAGCATGGCAAAGGCGAGGTAGCGGGTTGCGAGGCTGGCAGAAGTGCTTCGCTCTGAAGACTGACGACCCATGCGACCACCTCACATCGCGGCGATGACAAGTGCGCCGGCAACGCCGAGCGTGGCAAGGCTGACCTTGTCCTTCATCGCGAAGACGACTGGATCGTCATGCATCTGCCCCCGATGGGCGAGCATGAGGATGCGGGCAATCCAGCAGGCAAGGATCGGCCCGGCCAACCACAGCATAGCTGGCCTAGTGTAGATGTCTTGGGCACTGTCGCTTGCGGCATAGAGGGCAAATAACGTCAGCGCGTTCATTCCTGCTCCAGCTGCCAGGGCACCCACCATACCAATATCCGCCTTCCTGTAATCGCGGTTTCTGGAGTCCGGCAGGTGCGCGGCGCGTCGCGAAATGAGCTCGGTGTATCGCTTCACCAAAGCGAGCGAGAGAAACCAGCTCATCATGAAGGCAAGCAGCCAGGGAGATGGCCACACCGAGACGGCGGCAGCGCCGCCGATCACCCGTGTGGTGTAAAGGGAGGCGAGAGCCACCACGTCCAG
It includes:
- a CDS encoding adenine deaminase C-terminal domain-containing protein, whose translation is MNAIARQEPFDLNDPALRARAVAAARGDAPFDMLITGGRLLDTVTGLIREADIGLVGALIASVHARASRMDAVEIIDATGGMLTPGLIDTHMHVESSMVTPAEYASAVLPRGVTTVVWDPHEFGNVHGLDGVRWAIEAARALPLRMILLAPSCVPSAPGLELAGADFDAAVVAEMLRSPAVSGVAEVMNMRGVIDGDPRMSAIVNSGLASGKLVCGHARGLTGADLNAFMAAGVTSDHELTSGADLSAKLSAGLTIELRGSHDHLLQEFVEVLNGLGHLPPTITLCTDDVFPDELYQSGGLDDVARRLVRYGMKPEWALRAATFNAAERLKRSDLGLVASGRRADLVLFEDLTEFRARLVISDGRVVARNGSMEATVQPLDTAPLIKSVKLPLLTDDDFRIPAKGERVRVATIDRPRFTQWGEAETYIRDGFVVPPVGSAMIAVAHRHGKAGGTPRNGFLSGWGEWRGAFCTTVSHDSHNLTVFGGNAADMALAANAVITAGGGMAVAKDGQIEAILPLPLSGLVTDASLKDTASAFADIRKAMGKIVDWKPPYRVFKACFGATLACNAGPHQTDRGIADVVTGKVLEDPVLEII
- a CDS encoding EAL domain-containing protein, translating into MMHVLAETAVATIGPTLSSEQLRRLYKQKSESGRKTATRSGLWIAVAAYLAYSFTDYLFIGDVVRYTIAGRLAVGVGAICMLELLLYRKAKADTVDMAAATSVLAAYLVWLLTAQMTTVSDAFSYYMVFGSIFMMSVNLFFSFRFPLALAASVTNMLIFIGALYLFAPMLLLHKLIFGAFCISCFIFTSYVNLQLNRERYKVFLNALEASLQQAAAEERGKALLHLSNTDSLTGLENRRAIDQRLRDYWQRWQDHRAPFAVLLIDVDYFKHYNDCYGHQEGDRCLVAVSQLLQSVASSWDSIIGRYGGEEFILITPMLNSERATELAEAICAAVRELAWPHEHRRDGTTVITVSVGVSYTRGETKQVDKVIHEADRALYAAKASGRNTLVVFDPEDPQRSDDSEDIAATLKIAIEHGLVSLVYQPIRNIQTGKTDGVEALMRLRMLDGTQVSPAMFIPVAERTGSIVELGRWAIRTVCRDLLATGLVQVASVNVSPIELKMPGFASYVAATLAEFGVTGARLAFEITEGVELEIDQTVVRCISDLRRLGAQVWLDDFGTGFAGLSWLRLIEFDTVKIDRSFLHDCHTEKGKRMLLDIISLLRNRGVRILIEGVETIEHQRLMQQYGINQIQGYYIGRPAPAAQLESDNVLPFGLVRTH
- a CDS encoding class I SAM-dependent methyltransferase, giving the protein MAQPLFSLDGQSLITPQSVSKKFPSPHHHNETDLPRAAEAEFAILINIAMQRFSAGKDLPGAVRWLIGQLHDVRQKYGAAVWQKLIPFIQAHHSAKILQQCPFTRWSFEKPRGYSGDASLIDFIYGHPAVAEEVARSTLLGLDIFEYTINAPGPVAVRERRDILTRYVDDTAARRGSDAEVLAIAAGHLREAEASKALAEGRLKRWVALDQDPQSIGSIASQFHGTSVEPIDGSVRGLLARKHQLGTFDLIYAAGLYDYLADKVAIRLTQICMEMLKPGGVFLFANFSDEMADDGYMESYMNWELLQRSEADMWRIANSSAAENTVEKTVWFGANRNIIYSTIRKLS
- a CDS encoding SDR family oxidoreductase, whose protein sequence is MTGICKTLLLIGGTSDIGRATALIYAEAGWNLLLTGRKLSAVQREADDISARTGANVLVHELDILATSHFEDFVGVVSPLPDTVVCVVGELGEQSRAERQLEHAAMIMRTNFEGPALLLGLLAERFAARGSGSIVGISSVAGDRGRASNYVYGAAKAGLTAYLSGLRSRLSGSGVRVLTVKPGFVRTRMTHGMKLPPLLTAEPREVAQKIFTVAEGGRGGDVVYVRRIWRPLMTAIRLIPEPIFKRLRL
- a CDS encoding FAD-binding oxidoreductase, giving the protein MEGWGRYPHHESEAIDCRLPEALAGTVAACVGLIGRGNGRSYGDAAIGEYSTLMCRGLSRIRSFDPTNATLTVEGGVMLSDILRSFVPRGYFPPVVPGTKFVTVGGMIASDVHGKNHHRDGGFGDHVSELKLVVAGGEILTCSRTRNPELFFATVGGMGMTGIIAEATFRLRPIESGWIAQKTIVTKNLGEALKALQQTEDATYSVAWIDCLLQGASLGRSLIFAGEHASLDEVGGMPEADRFAAKNEGRFSLPFDLPQWVLNKTSVAAFNELYFRAGARKAAKTSLVHWDKYFFPLDGILEWNRLYGRRGFLQHQCVVPAEDALAVLSGILERFARSGKGSFLAVLKKLGRGSGLLSFPAPGYTLALDLPVTQEVFRLLDEIDEQVVKAGGRLYLAKDARQSRHTFEAGYPRLAAFKELRKITGADRHFNSRLAKRLGI
- a CDS encoding GtrA family protein, which translates into the protein MGRQSSERSTSASLATRYLAFAMLSTAANFAVQASVMQLAPSPSLMPSMLAGTAAGFGLKYVLDKRWIFFDGYTSYGDEMLKLALYGLFSVLTTLIFWGFEIAFWTVWKTDLAKYTGGALGLAIGYISKYALDRKFVFKPEEA